The genomic interval ATAATCACCAAAGGAAAGAACAGAAAGAAGGTCTCCTTCTTTTAGGGTTAGTTCATCAGTGAAAACATTACCTTTTGCATCTTGGATGGTTATTCCAAAATGGGAAATATAACCTCCAGGCATTCTGGATGAAAAACTAATTTTAAACCCATCTGGAGACTGTAACACCTTTCCAGGAGGCAAATCCCCAATACTGCAGATGTCATCAATAATAGTAACCAGAGAGTCGTTAGCAGAGAGGAGGCACCATACACCTTTCAAGGTATCATTTACACCGAGATTTTTTATAATGGGTTTAAGGATAAATGTCTCCCCTTTTTGTGGGTATCCATCATTATTTCCACCTGTTATCTCCCAACCATAAAGAGCAAGATAGGAAGGAACACTTCCAAAGAGGTTTACTCAGGAATGTTTTAATAAAGAGATAATGCCACAAATGAATTATTGTTTACAAAGTTTTTTCTAAAGATACAGCTTTTAACAATATGGAAGGAATAAGGAACGTTATTGAAAATAAAGGGCTTTTTTGCCCTTGTCTATTGGTAAGGCTTCCAATTTTAAAACTACAAGAGATATGGAGGACATTATGGAGTGAGTTCTGGGTAATAAGAGAATCATATAGATAAGATATTAAAGGATTTTGGTATTGTTTTAATTTAATACCGGCAAATTCACCCCAGGCGAAGGGTAGATAGGCTTATAAATGAGATGCGGCCTGCTAAGATAAAATGAAGTAGAAGTCCGATTCTCCTCTCTTGGCACAATATGGGTTTTAATTGAAGGTAAGGTTATCTATCGGACGGAGATATCCGAGGAGAACTCTCTTGTGAAGAGAGATAAAGTAATAGAGGATATTTTGAAGAATAGGGTATCCAAATGAAAATAGGACATTTATTTATGAAAAAATGTGAGATTTATTCCGAAAAACAACATTGACATATTGTATAAAAACAACAGCCCTCTTTTAAAAAATTTTCATAAAAAGCTCTTGATTTCTATCTGGTAAAGATTATTTTTTAATAAAAATAAGGAGGAAGAAGAATGTTTAGACTAAAGATGAGAATGTTTATATTAATTATTGTCTTGTTTGGCATCGTTTATGCTGTTGCAACTATGATTGGAACAATTATGGGAATAACAAACTTTTATTTCTATCTTTTCCTTGCTTTACTTTTTATGTTAATTCAATACATAGTAGGGCCTAAAATTGTGGAATTGTCTATGGGTGTTAGATATATAGAGAAGGACGACCACCCAGAACTCCACCAAATTATCGAAGAACTTGCTAAAGAAGCTAAAATACCAAAGCCAAAGATTGGAATTTCACCTATTTCTATTCCCAATGCCTTTGCCTTTGGAAGGACAAGAAGCGACGGGAGGGTATGTGTTACCGAAGGTATTTTAAAAGTTCTTGATAAAAATGAACTTAAGGCAGTTCTTGGGCATGAGATCTCGCACATTGTAAATAGAGATGTCTTGGTCATTACGCTGCTCTCTGTAATTCCCCTCTTAATGTATAGAATTGCATGGCATCTCCTCTTCTTTGGTGGTATGGAAAGAAGAAAAGATAAAGGTAGTTATACAGCCATCATTGGGCTTTTAGCCTTAATTTTTTACTTCATTACAAATTTACTCGTTCTTTATGCCTCAAGAATAAGAGAATACTTCGCTGATAAAGGTTCTGTAGACTTAGGAAATAGACCCTCAGCCCTCGCTTCGGCTCTTTACAAACTCGTTTATAGCTCCGCAAAAGCTGATAGAGAAACAATAAAAGATGCTGAAGGATTGAAAGCCTTCTTTCTTAATGACCCTTCAAGAGCAATAGATGAAATAAGAGAACTTGCCCAAATAGATTTAGACAAAAGTGGAACGATCGATCCTGATGAACTTAGATACATCTATTCAAAAAAGGTGAAGCTTAGTTTCTCTGATAAATTACTTGAGGCTTTAAGCACTCATCCAAATATGTTAAGGAGAATAAAAAAACTCTCAGAATATAGCTAATTATATGATAATTCTTTTCTATCTTCTATTTTTTAGCGCCACGAAAGAAATAAAGGATGATTATTATAGTGCTCGTAAGAAGATGATAGAGGAACAAATAATAAGAAGAGGAGTAAAGGATACCCTAGTGATAAATGCTATGCTTACTGTAAAGAGACATCTTTTTGTCCCTAAGAATTTGCGGTCTTTGGCTTACGAAGATTATCCTTTACCTATAGGATATGATCAAACAATTTCACAACCATACATTGTAGCACTGATGACAGAACTTCTGAAAGTAGAAAAGAAGCACAAA from candidate division WOR-3 bacterium carries:
- a CDS encoding zinc metalloprotease HtpX, whose protein sequence is MFRLKMRMFILIIVLFGIVYAVATMIGTIMGITNFYFYLFLALLFMLIQYIVGPKIVELSMGVRYIEKDDHPELHQIIEELAKEAKIPKPKIGISPISIPNAFAFGRTRSDGRVCVTEGILKVLDKNELKAVLGHEISHIVNRDVLVITLLSVIPLLMYRIAWHLLFFGGMERRKDKGSYTAIIGLLALIFYFITNLLVLYASRIREYFADKGSVDLGNRPSALASALYKLVYSSAKADRETIKDAEGLKAFFLNDPSRAIDEIRELAQIDLDKSGTIDPDELRYIYSKKVKLSFSDKLLEALSTHPNMLRRIKKLSEYS